A portion of the Lysinibacillus timonensis genome contains these proteins:
- a CDS encoding DUF2225 domain-containing protein: MEITPFYEKKIECIHCKKTFPTFKVRSKFIKIAETESDFRPIYIDSNVNGLYYNVFVCEHCGFSFTEDFTKYFAPGVQEEIAKQITSKWVQHDFNGERTISEAIQTYKLALFCGTLKKEKFVSLAGLSLRLGWLYRTLENENQEMRFLKMARDYYMESYSNEDYAGTQMSDVRIMYMIAELSRRLKDLDNATRFFSKVIENQHIGGDAKLIDMAKEQWQLVRDQREYIRAQAQS, from the coding sequence AGAAAAAAATTGAATGTATTCATTGTAAAAAAACATTCCCCACGTTTAAAGTACGATCAAAGTTTATTAAAATTGCAGAAACCGAAAGCGATTTTCGCCCTATTTATATAGACTCTAATGTTAATGGATTATATTATAATGTTTTTGTTTGTGAACATTGTGGTTTTTCATTCACTGAAGATTTCACAAAATATTTCGCGCCAGGCGTACAGGAAGAAATAGCAAAACAAATTACATCAAAATGGGTACAACACGATTTTAATGGCGAAAGAACGATTTCCGAAGCGATTCAGACCTATAAACTCGCTCTATTTTGTGGGACATTAAAAAAAGAAAAATTTGTTTCCCTTGCTGGGTTATCACTTAGACTTGGTTGGCTTTATAGAACGTTAGAAAATGAAAATCAGGAAATGCGTTTTCTTAAGATGGCACGGGATTATTATATGGAATCTTATTCAAATGAAGATTATGCCGGAACCCAAATGTCTGATGTCCGTATCATGTATATGATTGCAGAACTTTCACGTCGATTGAAAGATTTAGATAATGCAACTCGATTCTTTTCAAAAGTAATTGAGAATCAGCATATAGGTGGAGATGCTAAACTCATTGATATGGCGAAAGAACAATGGCAATTAGTCCGTGATCAACGAGAATATATTAGAGCACAAGCTCAAAGCTAA
- a CDS encoding NifU family protein: MTELEQKEQVQEVLDKLRPFLLRDGGDCELVDVEDGIVRLRLLGACGSCPSSTITLKAGIERALLEEVPGIVEVEQVF; encoded by the coding sequence ATGACAGAATTAGAACAAAAAGAACAAGTACAAGAAGTTTTAGATAAATTACGCCCATTTTTATTACGTGATGGTGGCGACTGTGAATTAGTAGACGTAGAGGATGGTATCGTTCGATTACGTTTACTTGGTGCATGTGGTAGCTGCCCTAGTTCAACAATTACTTTAAAAGCTGGTATTGAACGTGCCCTTTTAGAAGAAGTACCGGGCATTGTTGAAGTAGAACAAGTATTCTAA
- a CDS encoding YuzD family protein: MNDHPMIEVFGANVLCASCINAPSSKDTFEWLQAAIHRKYPNQPYIIRYIDIEQPQINKRDQEWVNRIQNDEYFFPLVLINDEVVGEGFIQISPIFSYLENLGFVPAD; the protein is encoded by the coding sequence ATGAATGATCATCCAATGATTGAAGTTTTTGGAGCAAATGTACTTTGTGCAAGTTGCATTAATGCGCCTTCTTCGAAAGATACGTTTGAATGGCTACAGGCAGCTATTCATCGTAAATATCCAAACCAACCTTATATTATTCGGTATATCGATATTGAGCAACCCCAAATAAATAAGCGCGATCAAGAATGGGTTAACCGAATACAAAATGATGAATATTTTTTCCCCTTAGTATTAATTAATGATGAAGTTGTTGGTGAAGGGTTCATCCAAATATCCCCTATATTTTCATACCTTGAAAATTTAGGTTTTGTTCCTGCTGATTAA
- a CDS encoding NAD(P)/FAD-dependent oxidoreductase → MKNLVLLGGGYGNMRILHRLLPNNLPEDTMITLLDRTPFHSLKTEFYALAAGTSTDKEVRVSFPEHSRLQMVYGEIIKIDTKAKVVYLEEGKEIAYDDLVIGLGCEDKYHGVPGAPEYTYSIQTIAKSRTTFEKLCGLPAGSSVGIVGAGLSGIELASELRESRSDLKIKLFDRSNRILPDFPEKLSNYIKSWFEKNNVEVIANSNITKVEDKLLYNHEEVIEVDAIVWTAGVQPVKVVRDMEDIEKDSKGRPIVNQYFQLVNDQHVYVIGDCASSDLPPSAQLAEEQAEHVVKVLKQLFKNEPLPEKMPEIKLKGYLGSLGKKEGFAHVMDMAVTGRLARLMKSGYLWFYKRQVDS, encoded by the coding sequence ATGAAAAACTTAGTTTTATTAGGTGGAGGTTATGGCAACATGCGTATTTTACATCGTCTTTTGCCAAATAACTTACCTGAAGATACGATGATTACGTTATTGGACCGAACACCTTTTCACAGTTTAAAAACTGAATTTTACGCATTGGCAGCTGGAACTTCCACTGATAAAGAGGTACGAGTAAGTTTTCCAGAACATTCTAGATTGCAAATGGTTTACGGTGAAATAATAAAAATTGATACAAAAGCAAAAGTTGTTTATTTAGAAGAAGGAAAAGAAATTGCCTATGATGATTTAGTAATTGGTCTTGGTTGTGAGGATAAGTATCATGGCGTACCAGGAGCTCCTGAATATACTTATAGTATACAGACAATTGCAAAATCACGTACTACTTTTGAAAAACTATGTGGTTTACCTGCAGGCTCTTCTGTTGGAATTGTCGGGGCAGGTTTAAGTGGTATTGAATTAGCAAGCGAACTAAGAGAAAGTAGATCGGACTTGAAAATTAAATTGTTTGACCGTTCTAACCGTATACTTCCTGATTTTCCTGAGAAACTAAGCAATTATATCAAGTCATGGTTTGAGAAGAACAATGTTGAGGTCATTGCCAACTCAAATATTACAAAAGTAGAAGATAAGCTTCTGTACAACCATGAAGAAGTAATAGAAGTAGATGCGATTGTTTGGACTGCAGGAGTGCAGCCAGTAAAAGTTGTACGTGACATGGAGGATATAGAGAAAGATTCAAAAGGTCGTCCTATTGTGAACCAATACTTCCAATTAGTTAATGATCAACATGTTTATGTAATCGGAGATTGTGCGTCTTCTGATCTTCCACCGAGTGCTCAATTAGCAGAAGAACAAGCAGAACACGTTGTGAAAGTATTAAAACAACTATTCAAAAATGAACCATTACCAGAAAAAATGCCTGAAATTAAGTTAAAAGGATATTTAGGGTCACTGGGGAAAAAAGAAGGATTTGCTCATGTAATGGATATGGCTGTTACAGGACGCCTAGCTCGATTAATGAAATCAGGCTACCTATGGTTTTATAAGCGCCAAGTTGATTCATAG
- a CDS encoding YuzB family protein, with protein sequence MNPLVEFCISNLANGAQETYEILERDPNIDVLEYGCLSYCTTCDRSLYALVNGDIVEADTPEELTKKIYLYIEENPLF encoded by the coding sequence TTGAATCCTTTAGTAGAATTTTGCATTAGTAATCTAGCAAACGGGGCACAAGAAACTTATGAGATATTAGAAAGAGACCCTAATATAGATGTATTAGAATATGGTTGTCTAAGCTATTGCACAACTTGTGACCGCTCGTTATATGCTCTTGTAAACGGTGATATCGTTGAAGCAGATACACCTGAAGAATTGACAAAAAAGATTTACTTATATATTGAGGAAAACCCTCTTTTCTAA
- a CDS encoding IS1182 family transposase: MMTKNHNHERDQIEMITIDQLVPQDHLVRKLEAAIDFSFIYPLVEPLYSTLGRPSVDPVVLIKMTFVQYVFGIRSMRQTIKEIETNMAYRWFLGFGFHSEVPHFSTFGKNYERRFQDTDIFEQIFYHILKEIADKGLLSADHVFIDSTHVKASANKRKFEKKMVRKETRAYEAKLQEELNQDRINRGKKPFSPDKFEKEEMKEIKESTTDPESGYYVKDERTKQFAYSFHAAADRYGFILGTIVTPGNVHDSHMLQPLVEKVMEKVKKPLAVAADAAYKTPAITKFLFDQDIQPVLPYTRPKTKDGFLRKHDYVYDEYYDCYLCPEGQELKYSTTTKEGKRQYKSNPTQCATCPLLAQCTNSKDHRKVIERHIWEHHVEEADHLRHQNDIKQIYARRKETIERVFADAKEKHGMRWTTLRGIKKLSMQAMLTFAAMNLKKLANWTWQAPKIV; this comes from the coding sequence ATGATGACGAAAAACCACAATCATGAACGTGATCAAATTGAGATGATAACTATTGATCAACTTGTGCCTCAAGACCATCTGGTCAGAAAACTTGAAGCGGCGATTGATTTTTCTTTCATCTATCCACTAGTGGAACCATTGTACTCTACATTAGGTCGACCTAGTGTCGACCCAGTTGTATTAATAAAGATGACTTTTGTTCAATATGTATTTGGAATCCGTTCAATGCGTCAAACAATAAAAGAAATTGAAACAAATATGGCTTATCGTTGGTTTCTAGGATTTGGATTTCATTCAGAAGTACCTCACTTTTCTACCTTCGGTAAAAATTATGAACGTCGTTTTCAAGATACTGATATTTTTGAACAGATTTTCTATCACATACTTAAAGAAATTGCTGATAAAGGTTTACTAAGTGCTGACCATGTTTTCATTGATTCAACTCATGTCAAAGCGAGTGCGAATAAACGTAAATTTGAAAAGAAAATGGTACGTAAAGAGACTCGTGCATATGAAGCTAAACTTCAAGAAGAATTAAATCAAGATAGAATTAATCGTGGAAAGAAACCATTTTCACCAGATAAATTTGAAAAAGAAGAGATGAAGGAGATTAAAGAAAGTACAACAGACCCTGAAAGTGGCTACTATGTAAAAGATGAAAGGACTAAGCAGTTTGCTTACTCATTTCATGCAGCGGCAGATCGATATGGGTTTATACTCGGAACTATTGTGACACCTGGTAATGTTCATGATAGTCATATGCTTCAGCCACTTGTTGAAAAGGTAATGGAAAAAGTAAAAAAGCCACTTGCTGTTGCTGCCGATGCTGCTTATAAAACGCCTGCGATAACTAAATTCTTATTCGACCAAGATATTCAACCTGTACTTCCGTATACACGTCCCAAAACTAAGGACGGATTTTTACGCAAACATGATTATGTATATGATGAGTACTATGACTGCTATCTTTGCCCTGAAGGGCAAGAACTTAAATACTCAACTACGACCAAAGAAGGTAAACGCCAATATAAATCAAACCCAACTCAATGTGCAACTTGTCCTTTACTTGCCCAATGTACTAATAGTAAGGATCATCGAAAAGTAATTGAACGACATATTTGGGAACATCATGTAGAGGAAGCGGATCATCTTCGTCATCAAAACGATATTAAACAAATATATGCGAGACGTAAAGAAACGATTGAACGTGTCTTTGCAGATGCAAAAGAAAAGCATGGTATGCGATGGACAACCCTACGGGGAATTAAAAAATTGTCTATGCAGGCGATGCTAACTTTTGCTGCCATGAATTTAAAGAAGCTTGCCAATTGGACATGGCAAGCACCAAAAATCGTCTGA
- a CDS encoding TIGR01457 family HAD-type hydrolase, which produces MKKYKAYCFDLDGTVYRGQEGIESAIRFIHKLQKAGIDYYFITNNASKTPEQFQHALASMNIDTPVSRIYSSAITTAKYISQNYRDAKVHMIGSEGLVAALADEGITLTEDLVADIVVMGIDQTVDYMKLAQASVTVQNGAKLIGTNEDMKFPSEFGLLPGNGSFVQLVANVANVQPLYIGKPSPVMLEVIQEEYGYQKDEMVMIGDNYDTDILCGIEFGCDTIHVNTGVTSTEIVMLKEEKPTYCVEDLDEVEI; this is translated from the coding sequence ATGAAAAAGTATAAAGCATATTGTTTCGATCTAGATGGAACTGTATATAGGGGACAAGAGGGAATTGAGTCAGCAATTCGTTTTATTCATAAATTGCAAAAAGCGGGCATAGACTATTACTTTATCACAAATAATGCTTCAAAAACACCTGAACAATTTCAACACGCTCTCGCAAGCATGAATATAGATACACCAGTTAGTAGAATCTATTCTAGTGCTATAACAACTGCGAAGTATATTTCACAAAATTATCGTGATGCTAAAGTTCATATGATTGGCTCTGAGGGGTTAGTAGCAGCTTTAGCAGATGAAGGAATAACTCTAACCGAGGACTTGGTTGCAGATATCGTAGTAATGGGCATAGACCAAACAGTAGATTATATGAAATTAGCCCAAGCAAGTGTTACCGTGCAGAATGGTGCCAAACTAATTGGGACGAATGAAGATATGAAATTCCCAAGTGAATTTGGATTACTACCTGGGAACGGCTCATTTGTACAGCTTGTAGCTAACGTAGCAAACGTTCAACCGCTTTATATAGGTAAACCTTCACCTGTCATGTTAGAGGTTATACAAGAGGAATATGGGTATCAAAAAGACGAAATGGTCATGATTGGCGATAATTATGATACAGATATTTTATGTGGTATCGAATTCGGTTGTGATACAATTCATGTCAATACGGGTGTAACAAGTACTGAAATTGTTATGTTGAAAGAAGAAAAGCCTACATATTGTGTTGAAGACTTAGATGAGGTGGAAATATAA
- a CDS encoding DUF86 domain-containing protein, with translation MYFVDRNKIVTTLQHLDELIQIFQGKNDWSENDITKLALQRIAHNSIEALMDVGNLMIDGFIMRDPGSYDDIIDILVDEKVITPDMELQLKEVVALRKMIVREYVDIDNTLIQTVLANCVPSLSQFSSHVLNYLENELGPVSAFLPENEK, from the coding sequence ATGTATTTTGTCGATCGTAATAAAATAGTAACTACATTGCAACATCTAGATGAGCTTATTCAGATTTTTCAAGGAAAAAACGATTGGTCTGAAAATGACATTACAAAACTAGCTCTACAAAGGATTGCACATAATTCAATTGAAGCTTTAATGGATGTTGGGAATCTAATGATAGATGGGTTTATAATGCGAGACCCAGGAAGTTATGACGATATTATTGATATTTTAGTCGATGAAAAAGTAATTACACCTGATATGGAATTACAATTAAAAGAAGTGGTTGCGCTTCGTAAAATGATTGTAAGGGAATATGTGGATATTGATAATACATTAATTCAAACTGTTTTAGCAAACTGTGTACCTTCTTTAAGTCAATTTTCTAGCCATGTTTTAAACTATTTAGAAAATGAGTTAGGGCCAGTATCAGCATTTTTACCGGAGAATGAAAAATGA
- a CDS encoding DUF3055 domain-containing protein has product MERFFLYDDIEDTKTRFVSFTGRKLRYDLAIVQSTRFFGKVLVLDMQSSRFAIIGPDDVEEPGYLEFVYNKTEEEAEDLREYLTELLS; this is encoded by the coding sequence ATGGAACGTTTTTTCTTATATGACGATATAGAAGATACTAAGACACGATTTGTTAGTTTTACTGGTAGAAAACTCCGATATGATTTAGCTATTGTACAATCTACCCGTTTTTTTGGAAAAGTATTAGTCCTAGATATGCAATCAAGTAGATTTGCTATTATTGGTCCAGACGACGTAGAGGAACCAGGTTATTTAGAGTTTGTATATAATAAAACTGAAGAAGAAGCCGAGGATTTACGTGAATATTTAACTGAATTACTTTCTTAA
- a CDS encoding YutD family protein, producing the protein MIIAEGYAYEIVENVRNGFQEDVFLARYSDVLVKYDYIVGDWGYGQLRMKGFFDDRNQKSTFDTKISTFEDYLFEYCNFGCAYFILRKIGRAPKTVELPTSVEDSTGKQNTEKVEQY; encoded by the coding sequence ATGATCATCGCAGAGGGATATGCTTATGAAATTGTCGAAAATGTCCGAAATGGTTTTCAAGAAGATGTATTTTTAGCTCGGTACTCGGATGTATTAGTAAAATATGATTATATCGTTGGCGATTGGGGTTATGGTCAATTACGTATGAAAGGCTTTTTTGATGACCGTAATCAGAAGTCTACGTTTGATACAAAAATCAGTACTTTCGAAGATTATTTATTTGAGTATTGTAATTTTGGATGTGCTTATTTTATCTTACGAAAAATTGGGCGAGCCCCTAAAACAGTAGAATTACCTACTAGTGTAGAGGATTCGACAGGAAAACAAAATACTGAAAAAGTAGAACAATATTAA
- the lipA gene encoding lipoyl synthase has translation MTISNKNKEEILRKPEWLKIKLNTNDAYKDLKKLMREKNLNTVCEEARCPNIHECWGERRTATMMILGAVCTRACRFCAVKTGLPNELDLAEPERVADSVQIMNLKHVVITMVARDDLKDGGAGVLAETIRAIRRKSPQTSVEVLPSDLGGVEENLQMVMDAKPDILNHNIETVRRLTPRVRARAKYDRSLEFLRRAKEMQPDIPTKSSLMIGLGETWDEIIEVMDDLRANNVDIMTIGQYLQPTTKHLPVKKYYSPIEFGKLRKIAMEKGFKHCQAGPLVRSSYHADEQVNEATKNRQLQVEI, from the coding sequence ATGACAATCAGCAACAAAAATAAAGAAGAGATTTTACGTAAACCTGAATGGTTAAAAATAAAACTAAATACAAATGATGCATATAAAGATTTAAAAAAGTTAATGCGTGAGAAAAATCTAAATACTGTTTGTGAAGAAGCTCGTTGTCCGAATATCCATGAATGTTGGGGAGAACGTAGAACTGCTACCATGATGATTCTAGGTGCTGTTTGTACACGTGCTTGTCGTTTCTGTGCAGTTAAAACCGGCTTACCAAATGAGTTAGACTTAGCTGAACCAGAACGAGTTGCAGATTCAGTTCAAATTATGAATTTAAAACACGTAGTAATTACGATGGTAGCTCGAGATGATTTGAAAGATGGTGGTGCGGGTGTATTAGCTGAAACAATCCGTGCAATTCGCCGTAAATCTCCACAAACATCTGTAGAAGTTTTACCTTCCGATTTAGGCGGTGTTGAGGAAAACTTACAGATGGTCATGGATGCTAAACCGGATATTTTAAATCATAATATTGAAACGGTTCGTCGATTAACTCCTAGAGTTCGAGCTCGTGCGAAATATGACCGTTCTTTGGAATTCCTACGCCGTGCGAAAGAAATGCAACCGGATATCCCGACAAAATCTTCTTTAATGATTGGATTAGGAGAGACTTGGGATGAAATCATAGAAGTAATGGATGATTTACGTGCAAATAATGTAGATATAATGACGATTGGTCAATATTTACAACCAACAACAAAACACTTACCTGTTAAAAAATATTATTCTCCAATAGAATTTGGAAAACTACGTAAGATTGCGATGGAGAAAGGTTTTAAACATTGCCAAGCAGGTCCTTTAGTACGTAGTAGTTATCATGCCGATGAACAAGTGAATGAAGCTACGAAAAATAGACAATTACAAGTAGAAATCTAA
- the yunB gene encoding sporulation protein YunB: MFSRRPNVMFSRGIKRKYHAKKFGKSNRLAIFLISFIACVILFLLFINDRLLPTYLEYAEVQTYKIASHVVSRAISAKVDNVMDVNEIIENVPTNSNEMVTSKFDTEIINKVRAEIVALVKQNLQEAEEGDLTQLPDLENVEYDVGSMEAGDGIVFFVPLGQALNLPILGNLGPKIPIRFHIIGNVSSDVVTKIDEFGINNAKVEVGIHIIVNVQIIVPFSSKTATVEQYIPVAIGLVQSPVPHIWSNGGDGAQPSIEVPVPYEQN, encoded by the coding sequence TTGTTTTCTCGTCGACCCAATGTAATGTTTTCCCGTGGAATTAAGCGAAAATATCATGCGAAGAAATTCGGAAAATCCAATCGTTTAGCAATTTTCCTCATAAGTTTCATCGCGTGCGTCATATTGTTTTTACTTTTTATAAATGATCGCTTACTACCCACCTACTTAGAGTATGCGGAAGTTCAGACGTATAAAATTGCTTCCCATGTCGTTAGTAGAGCGATTAGTGCGAAAGTTGACAATGTCATGGACGTGAACGAAATCATTGAAAATGTTCCAACGAATTCTAACGAAATGGTGACAAGTAAATTTGACACGGAGATCATTAATAAGGTGCGAGCAGAAATTGTTGCTCTAGTAAAACAAAACTTACAGGAAGCAGAAGAAGGAGATCTTACACAGTTACCTGACTTAGAAAATGTCGAATATGATGTTGGGAGTATGGAAGCAGGTGATGGTATTGTGTTCTTCGTTCCATTAGGGCAAGCTTTAAATCTACCAATTCTAGGAAATTTAGGACCTAAAATTCCAATACGATTCCATATCATTGGAAACGTTAGTAGTGATGTAGTAACTAAAATTGATGAATTCGGAATTAATAATGCCAAAGTAGAAGTAGGCATTCACATAATAGTGAATGTGCAAATTATCGTCCCGTTTTCAAGTAAAACAGCAACTGTTGAACAATATATTCCTGTTGCAATCGGACTTGTACAAAGCCCAGTCCCACATATTTGGTCAAATGGTGGTGATGGTGCCCAACCATCTATAGAAGTTCCGGTGCCATACGAGCAAAATTAA
- a CDS encoding HD-GYP domain-containing protein: MRLITIDVLAPGMTIARTIWNEAGLPLLQKDAVVTIPVINRLRQLNIKYVYIDDTISSGIEVKEIVSPEQRVKAVKKITESFRKLKGVDAKNASYILDKQSGEIGKLVDNLLETILSSNEILTVLTDSFLFDEYLYQHSFQVTLYSIAIARELGYSHNELRTIGIGAMLHDVGKLQVPSHILMKPGRLTDEEFEVMKQHTRLGFDILRNLHSISLLVAHCALQHHERLDGSGYPRGIVDQEIHPYAKIIAVADVFDAVTSNRVYRDKMLPLEGIKIIENGSGTIFDARVVEAFKRSVVHYPNGSIVLLTDGRRGVVAKQNMNHSALPYLRIFEEQNAILKTTYILNLEEHPDLSIKSIEPDYILHVE; this comes from the coding sequence ATGAGATTGATAACAATTGATGTACTTGCACCCGGTATGACGATAGCAAGAACAATTTGGAATGAAGCTGGACTTCCATTATTACAAAAAGATGCAGTTGTTACCATTCCAGTGATTAATCGTTTACGTCAACTGAATATTAAATATGTGTACATCGATGATACAATCTCAAGTGGAATTGAAGTAAAAGAAATAGTCTCTCCAGAACAAAGGGTTAAAGCTGTAAAGAAAATTACCGAATCTTTTCGAAAATTAAAGGGCGTAGACGCTAAAAATGCGTCTTATATTTTAGACAAACAATCAGGCGAAATTGGGAAGCTAGTTGATAATTTACTAGAGACAATTCTATCAAGTAATGAAATATTAACCGTTTTAACGGATTCCTTCTTATTTGATGAGTATTTATATCAACATTCATTTCAAGTAACGCTATATTCCATAGCTATTGCAAGAGAATTAGGTTATAGCCATAACGAATTACGGACAATTGGAATTGGTGCAATGTTACATGATGTTGGTAAATTACAAGTACCTTCTCATATATTAATGAAACCTGGTCGTTTGACTGACGAAGAATTCGAAGTAATGAAACAACATACACGACTAGGGTTCGATATTTTAAGAAATCTACATTCCATTTCTTTACTAGTAGCACATTGTGCATTACAACACCATGAAAGACTTGATGGAAGTGGATATCCTCGTGGTATAGTGGATCAGGAAATTCATCCATATGCTAAAATTATTGCAGTTGCTGATGTATTTGATGCGGTCACATCAAATCGAGTTTATCGCGATAAAATGTTACCTTTAGAAGGAATTAAAATAATTGAAAATGGTAGTGGCACAATATTTGATGCTCGTGTGGTTGAAGCTTTTAAACGTAGTGTCGTTCATTATCCAAATGGATCCATTGTATTATTAACAGATGGTCGTCGTGGGGTTGTCGCAAAACAAAATATGAATCATTCTGCTCTCCCGTATCTTCGAATTTTCGAGGAACAAAATGCCATATTGAAAACAACGTATATACTTAATTTAGAAGAACATCCTGACTTAAGTATTAAAAGTATTGAACCTGATTACATATTACATGTTGAATAG
- a CDS encoding bifunctional UDP-sugar hydrolase/5'-nucleotidase gives MIETIHIFHTNDVHSHFEYWPRMQHYIRDQRRTYARLGEPSFLIDIGDHLDRSNIYTEATIGRGNVELLNEAQYDVVTIGNNEGITLSFNDLYHLYDNAQFDVVVANLSVKNGKNPNWIKPYTILTTKYGTKIGVVGATAIYTTFYEELNWNIEEPRQSIKKIVSELHGHVDIIVCLSHLGISEDELLAMECPEINVIFGSHTHHLLLTGKTVNNVLLTGCGKFGAYTGHLTLEYDHSKRLLIKKEESVIENALLPEIEFEGQFVEHLSKKGKELLQVPVFQTSRSYNREWFHHSQISRLFAKCLLDFTGADCAMFNAGIFLNGLKKGVVTKYDIHKILPHPINACVVELSGKELKEVLLASKNEEWPLLELKGLGFRGSIFGKMLTYNFTMNEKRELLINDQVVDLNKMYTLATLDMFTFGYFFPTFKSAKKKYYLPMFLRDILADLGETHL, from the coding sequence ATGATTGAAACAATTCATATTTTTCATACAAACGATGTACATAGTCATTTTGAATATTGGCCACGCATGCAACATTACATACGGGATCAAAGAAGAACGTATGCAAGACTTGGTGAGCCGAGTTTTTTAATTGATATTGGTGACCATCTGGATCGTTCGAATATCTATACGGAAGCTACTATTGGTAGAGGCAATGTTGAGTTATTAAATGAAGCACAATACGATGTTGTCACTATAGGTAATAATGAGGGTATTACATTATCATTTAATGATTTATATCATTTATACGATAATGCGCAATTTGATGTTGTCGTTGCTAACTTAAGTGTGAAAAATGGGAAAAACCCTAATTGGATTAAGCCCTATACAATATTAACGACTAAATATGGAACAAAAATCGGTGTTGTAGGTGCAACAGCTATATATACGACATTCTATGAAGAGCTTAACTGGAATATTGAAGAACCTAGACAGTCGATAAAAAAAATTGTCAGTGAACTACATGGTCATGTAGATATCATTGTCTGCTTATCACATTTAGGTATTTCAGAAGATGAACTACTTGCAATGGAATGCCCAGAAATTAATGTTATTTTTGGCTCGCATACACACCATTTATTGTTAACAGGAAAGACTGTTAACAATGTTTTATTAACTGGTTGTGGAAAATTTGGTGCTTATACAGGACATTTAACTTTAGAGTATGATCATAGTAAAAGATTACTTATAAAAAAAGAAGAATCTGTAATAGAAAATGCACTGCTACCTGAAATAGAATTTGAAGGTCAATTTGTGGAGCACCTTTCAAAAAAGGGGAAGGAATTATTACAAGTACCCGTTTTTCAAACGAGCAGAAGTTACAATAGAGAATGGTTCCATCACTCACAAATATCCAGATTGTTTGCTAAGTGTTTACTAGATTTTACTGGTGCGGATTGTGCTATGTTTAATGCAGGAATTTTCCTAAACGGGTTAAAAAAAGGGGTTGTGACTAAATACGATATCCACAAGATACTACCACACCCTATTAACGCTTGTGTAGTCGAATTAAGTGGCAAAGAATTAAAAGAAGTACTTTTGGCCTCCAAAAACGAAGAGTGGCCTTTACTGGAGCTTAAAGGACTAGGATTTAGAGGATCGATCTTTGGAAAAATGTTAACTTATAATTTTACAATGAATGAAAAACGTGAATTATTAATTAATGACCAAGTAGTGGATTTAAATAAGATGTATACCCTTGCGACTTTAGATATGTTTACGTTTGGATATTTCTTTCCGACCTTTAAAAGTGCTAAGAAGAAGTATTACTTACCTATGTTTTTAAGGGACATTTTGGCCGATTTAGGAGAAACACATCTTTAA